ATTATGGGTATGTCatttttctgttattttctGATACTAGATAATGTGAAACTTAGCTTAACCATGCCTGGTCTGCTCTGGCTTAGTTAAGGTTTTATGCTTCATTTATTGTGGATTGACTTTGGTTAAAATTGGCAGCAATGAAGTATTAGCTTGTACattaataaggttttttttgtgGTGATTTATGTGAGTTCTGAAATTCAGGGTTTATATGGGTTGATAATTGATTCAGATACATGCCTTCAATGGAGCTGGGTGTTCTAAGTGACATGCTCAATATAAGAAAGAAAGCGGGTCAGAAATTGTTTAAGCAGCAGGTAATTATCAGTTgaatctatttttaatttctttgcaTGTGCTAGTGATTGAGATTTTGTCAGAATCTTTGGCTAAAGACcatttttatcaagtttttTGGGTAAAGCTGATGAAAAGTTTTCATGCTTCACTTTCGTAAATTGATCTGAATCTTGGATTACgggaatatttttgaaaatatttggcCAAATCActtatcagaaaaaaaaaattttggccaGTCTTTAATTTACATTAATCATGTAAGTTGAGACTGCAAACTAGGTAAGTATTCCAAATAATTTCTGAAAATTTGAGAATGACCAGCTCATTGAAGTTCTGGAAGCCAAGTTTGAAGTTTTGGATAAAGATTGCACAGAACTTGGCTTATAGTATGACACAAACTATAAAATTACCATGAAGCCTGGAGATCATGTTACTTCATAACATTTTATGTAGATTATAATGCATTGTAGATAGCTAGATATGTTCTGTTTTTGAAGATCAATTTGTCTGCAATGAACTTTCTGCATGGTTTTGGCAGATTTTCTATAATGAACTGTGGTTTTTTAAACCGAACAACAACATGAATTTGGCAATTAATATTACTACTAAGCTTATAAGAGGACCTTTAGTCCATCATGCATAGAAGTGTTTCCTGTAATAACTTACTTTTATGATATGATGCATTCAAATCTTTAATGGTATTTTATAATCCAGTTTTGTGTGTCTGTTGGTACTTACTGAATCTTGTTGTTTCAGGAAACTTTTCAGAGCAAACTTTTATCATCATACAAAGACATGGTAATGTATTCATCATccaaaaagtatgaaatgtGTGTTCTAGAATATTATACTTGAGCATCTAAGAAAATTTGTattatactttttctttttcatttagagCAGTCAAAGAATTTCCAAGAATCTACTCTGTAGCAATATATTTCAGTGGGGTTTCTCATTTTGTGGTCAAAAGTTTGGTGTTGGCCACTTGATCTGGCTTGCCACCTAAATGCAAAAGCAATTTTCCAGTATAGCTGGAAGCCTGACAATATggctgattttttttattaaaaaaaaaattttaatcatatAATTAATTGGAAAGGCATCAGTTGAGTTTTTCTTTCTACCAATCACCTTTCCCAAATCCCCCAAAATTCGGAGCTTTGTGCATTGGGTACAATCTTTTCATTGTTTACTTTGATTTGGTAAAATCCTTTATATTAAGTTGTACCAAGAACAAGCCAAAACAAACAGAATACATACGCTATTTTTTGTGATTCATGTCAGCATGTGTTAATTTAGCTTCTTTTGGACTTCAGAAAGAATGGAATATTTCAAGAGATATTTTGGTAACTATATTGTTATTATCTGCATTTCAGATTACGTGATTCAAATATTTTACAAGATGTATCTATTCTGTTTGATTTAACAAGTTTGTCTACAGGTGGCTGCTGTAACTCAAATGGTCAATGCTAGCAAATCCATGAGAACTTTTCTCAAAGGGCCAAGCAATAGTGCGCTTGTACAATTTTCTAGCTTTTCTGGAGATCAGAATGACTCTGGAGATGGTGGTGGAATTCCAGTCTTTGCATTTTGGTCAATCTCTTCTCATGGTATGTTGATTGCAATTTTTATTACTGGATCTTGTTTTTCAGTATAAATTAATATGCATCTATGCCCATTACAGTATGGTATTTCCAAGTTATCTTTGACAGTATCAATCTACATCATCCCTAACTTATCctttttaactattttgttaATTAGTTGTACTTTCAGATCATTTTTGCATGGAAGTTTGAAacacaccaattttaaaaacttggctgagctttatttctttatttcttgatGAAGACATATCTCTTTATGAACAatttttacctatcaaaaaaaatgtattttctcTGAAATTGGGATGATGAAaactttttaattaatgaatagttaaagaaaaactacaatGTCAAATCAATGGATGGATATTTGGTCAGAACTTGCTGGATGTTTGATGGTGAGGAGCAGAGTTTATTGGCGCTTAAGGGATTTTTATGTGATCTATTTTAATTATGGATGGTGGATTCATTTGCTAGTTGTTTACTTTTCtatgttttatctttttagaTTATTGAATCTTtgtcttttgaatttttttttcttaccttttGTTTTCCCACTCTGTTGCTGGTGTTTTCCCTTGCATACTTTGGTGTACTAGGTTGTGCCCcttaaatgttttcaaaaaaatgacttgcttatttaaaaattaaaattaaggtAACAATGTCAAATCCATGACAAATTTAAGCCTCACttctaaatatatttatttatgtctAAATCGATATACATTTTTTGACTTAATTCATATAATGTGATGATTCTTATCCTTGAACAATCTCAGAGCAATTGGCAGAGGAGCTTGTTCAGATGTTTATAATGGAACTAAATTTGAAGGTAGTTGTATTTTTCTTTGACCACAgggaaattttgtttaatttgaaCATTTTCAGTTATATTTCTTCTTTATCGATAACTAGTATTGTTTGGTCTGGGCAGCGGTTGCTGGTACTAGAGTTACTGTCTACTAGTTGTAACGATCCACAGGTGAATGGGTTGCATTGGTCAGATCAGCTTTATCCAGGAGAATTTGATCATTTGAGTATGTGCAACCTTTTTTCTCAAGAAACTTGTGAGCCAGTCCCACCAAAATTGATGGATTTGAAATCTGATGCATCCACTGTACGAAGTAATAACCAGCCAAACCCTGAGGTTTTGCAGGTACTGGATTCAACAGTGtgtataacaaaataatttaaaaggcATGCAACTAGCCATGTAATACATGTATGATAGAAACACCTGGGCTTTGGATTTAAAGCGTGGACTGAGGTTATAGAGGTCCCTTTAGCAACATCCAACTTTATCTAACAAATGAGATTAAACACTGGGAGATgtctaataaaatattgatgagaTTAATTAATAAGATGTTAATAATAACCATAATAGTTGTAACACTAACTgagtatttttattaaaaaatctttaaagaaaaaatgcCATGTGGCAGAAGAACTGAATTTAGCATAGCCATATGACATACTTTTGACAATTCTAGGGTTTCTAGATCTGAATTTTCTCCAAGTTTCAgcttttatatattaatatatggatactttttttttcttagaatttatctgaaatatttttttttttctttttttggtgcttATCTGAACTAGTGAATTGTC
The Quercus lobata isolate SW786 chromosome 10, ValleyOak3.0 Primary Assembly, whole genome shotgun sequence DNA segment above includes these coding regions:
- the LOC115963388 gene encoding uncharacterized protein LOC115963388 isoform X1 — translated: MADQPETPTMETLDPQTPSPSSSSSTISYSKPTNPSVQNQNPSPMPPSLTRLWRPAAQRNLRNQWSKLVSCRKQWVSSSSSGKSHATSLVNAHLSQRYMPSMELGVLSDMLNIRKKAGQKLFKQQETFQSKLLSSYKDMVAAVTQMVNASKSMRTFLKGPSNSALVQFSSFSGDQNDSGDGGGIPVFAFWSISSHEQLAEELVQMFIMELNLKVVVFFFDHREILFNLNIFSYISSLSITSIVWSGQRLLVLELLSTSCNDPQVNGLHWSDQLYPGEFDHLSMCNLFSQETCEPVPPKLMDLKSDASTVRSNNQPNPEVLQVYITTWLAEVNIDTLRVDEIFAVIGEEMHLRLT
- the LOC115963388 gene encoding uncharacterized protein LOC115963388 isoform X3 → MPSMELGVLSDMLNIRKKAGQKLFKQQETFQSKLLSSYKDMVAAVTQMVNASKSMRTFLKGPSNSALVQFSSFSGDQNDSGDGGGIPVFAFWSISSHEQLAEELVQMFIMELNLKVVVFFFDHREILFNLNIFSYISSLSITSIVWSGQRLLVLELLSTSCNDPQVNGLHWSDQLYPGEFDHLSMCNLFSQETCEPVPPKLMDLKSDASTVRSNNQPNPEVLQVYITTWLAEVNIDTLRVDEIFAVIGEEMHLRLT
- the LOC115963388 gene encoding uncharacterized protein LOC115963388 isoform X2, which produces MADQPETPTMETLDPQTPSPSSSSSTISYSKPTNPSVQNQNPSPMPPSLTRLWRPAAQRNLRNQWSKLVSCRKQWVSSSSSGKSHATSLVNAHLSQRYMPSMELGVLSDMLNIRKKAGQKLFKQQETFQSKLLSSYKDMVAAVTQMVNASKSMRTFLKGPSNSALVQFSSFSGDQNDSGDGGGIPVFAFWSISSHEQLAEELVQMFIMELNLKRLLVLELLSTSCNDPQVNGLHWSDQLYPGEFDHLSMCNLFSQETCEPVPPKLMDLKSDASTVRSNNQPNPEVLQVYITTWLAEVNIDTLRVDEIFAVIGEEMHLRLT